The genomic stretch TGTCtctgcctcctccccctctcccactctctctgttctgtctctgcctcctccccctctcccactctctctgttctgtctctgcctcctccccttctccccctctctctgttctgtctctgcctcctccccctctccccctctctctgttctgtctctgcctcctcccactctctctgttctgtctctgcctcctccccctctctctctgttctgtctctgtctcctccccctctcccactctctctgttctgtctctgcctcctccccctctcccactctctctgttctgtctctgtctcctccccctctcccactctctctgttctgtctctgcctcctccccctctctctctctctctgttctgtctctgcctcctccccctctctctctgttctgtctctgcctcctccccctctctctctgttctgtctctgcctcctccccctctctctctgttctgtctctgcctcctccccctctccctctctctctgttctgtctctgcctcctccccctctcccactctctctgttctgtctctgcctcctccccctctccccctctccccctctctctgttctgtctctgcctcctccccctctcccactctctctgttctgtctctgcctcctctccctctcccactctctctgttctgtctctgcctcctccccctctccccctctctctgttctgtctctgcctcctccccctctccccctctctctgttctgtctctgcctcctccccctctcccactctctctgttctgtctctgcctcctccccctctccccctctccccctctctctgttctgtctctgcctcctccccctctcccactctctctgttctgtctctgcctcctccccctctcccactctctctgttctgtctctgcctcctccccttctccccctctctctgttctgtctctgcctcctccccctctccccctctctctgttctgtctctgcctccccccctctccctctctctctgttctgtctctgcctcctccccctctcccactctctctgttctgtctctgcctcctccccctctcccactctctcttttctgtctctgtctcctctcccactctctctgttctgtctctgcctcctccccctctctctgttctgtctctgcctcctccccctctcccactctctctgttctgtctctgcctcctccccctctcccactctctctgttctgtctctgcctcctccccctctcccactgtctctgttctgtctctgcctcctccccctctccctctctctctgttctgtctctgcctcctccccctctccctctctctctgttctgtctctgccttctccccctcttcctctcccactctctctggtctgtctctgcctcctccccctctcccagtctctctgttctctctgcctcctccccctctcccactctctccctccctccctctccactcaAGCCTGTCGTTGTTAAACGTTTCAGAAAGCCGCTCTCTGAAAACCTCAGAAGAAGCATTCAGCTATCAACTAAAACCCCATAATTAATCAGTGAAAATAACACTTGAGTCATCTCCACTTCAAGATAGcttgtgtgtgctgtgtgtgtgtgtacgtgtgcctgcctgcgtgtctgCCTGCGCCCACtcgtgcaagtgtgtgtgtgtgtgtgtgtgtgtgtgtgtgtgtgtgtgtgtgtgtgtgtgtgtgtgtgtgtgtgtgtgtgtgtgtgtgtgtgtgtgtgtgtgtgtgtgtagtcatttacattttacattttaaatcCCAGTGGTTCTTtaaatactaaccctaaccctaaattgTCTCTCCGCAGCAGCCCAGCCATCAGCCCAGCCATCAGCCCAGccatcagcccagccagcagCCCAGCCATCAGCCCAGCCAGAAGCCCAGCCAGCAGCCCAGCCAGCAGCCCAGCCATCAGCCCATCCAGAAGCCCAGccatcagcccagccagcagcccagccagcagcccagccagcagcccagccatcagcccagccagcagcccagccatcagcccagccatcagcccagccagcagCCCAGCCAGCAGCCAAGCCATCAGCCCAGCCAGAAGCCCAGCCAGAAGCCCAGCCAGCAGCCAATCCATCAGCCCAGCCAGAAGCCCAGCCATCATTGCCCAGCCAGCAGCCCAGCCAGCAGCCCAGCCAGCAGCCCAGCCAGCAGCCAAGCAGCAGCCCAGCCAGCAGCCAAGCCAGCAGCCAAGCCAGCAGCCAAGCCAGCAGCCCAGCCAGCAGCCAAGCCAGCAGCCAAGCCAGCAGCCAAGCCAGCAGCCAAGCCAGCAGCCCAGACAGCAGCAAAGCCAGCAGCCCAGACAGCAGCAAAGCCAGCAGCCAAGCCAGCAGCCCAGCCAGCAGCCAAGCCAGCAGCCCAGCCAGCAGCCAAGCCAGCAGCCCAGCCAGCAGCCAAGCCAGCAGCCCAGCCAGCAGCCAAGCCAGCAGCCCAGACAGCAGCAAAGCCAGCAGCCCAGCCAGCAGCCCAGCCAGCAGCCAAGCCAGCAGCCAAGCCAGCAGCCCAGCCAGCAGCCCAGCCAGCAGCCAAGCCAGCAGCCCAGCCAGCAGCCCAGCCAGCAGCAAAGCAGCAGCCAAGCCAGCAGCCCAGCCAGCAGCCCAGCCAGCAGCCAAGCAGCAGCCCAGCCAGCAGCCCAGCCAGCAGCCCAGCCAGCAGCCCAGCCAGCAGCCCAGCTAGCAGCCCAGACAGCAGCCCAGACAGCAGCAAAGCCAGCAGCCCAGACAGCAGCAAAGCCAGCAGCCCAGACAGGAGCAAAGCAGCAGCCAAGCAGCAGCacaagttcattccaacttcccagcgcacacacatgacacacaatataatatattctcctgaaggctcactataatttattaccactttagcagacaactcaagataatggaagacctaaaaagttactcactgccttatctaaacatctcagggctaagttgggtcagttcaaccatagtttaacgaccctttctgcttactttataacccacagcacaaatctcttttcaccaggcgtgcagagttcaattagttatagttttatctaaatctagaaattgttttagttattattaacaaaattcctaacagctgcatgaaggaggagcctcattaggcagagctgcatgacggaggagccgcattaggcggagctgcatgaaggaggagctgcatgaaggaggagccgcATTAGGTGGAGCTGcattaggcagagctgcatgaaggaggagctgcatgaaggaggagcctCATTAGGTGGAGCTGcattaggcagagctgcatgacggaggagccgcattaggcggagctgcatgaaggaggaggagcattaggcagagctgcttgaaggaggaggagcattaggcggagctgcatgaaggaggagccgcattaggcggagctgcatgaaggaggagccgcattaggcggagctgcatgaaggaggagccgcattaggcggagctgcatgaaggaggaggagcattaggcagagctgcttgaaggaggagccgcattaggcagagctgcttggaggaggagcattaggcagagctgcatgaaggaggaggagcattaggcagagctgcatgaaggaggagccgcattaggcggagctgcatgaaggaggaggagcattaggcggagctgcatgaaggaggaggagcattaggcagagctgcatgaaggaggaggagcattaggcggagctgcatgaaggaggaggagcattaggcagagctgcatgaaggaggaggagcattaggcagagctgcatgaaggaggagccgcattaggcggagctgcatgaaggaggagccgcattaggcggagctgcatgaaggaggaggagcattaggcagagctgcatgaaggaggagccgcattaggcggagctgcatgaaggaggaggagcattaggcggagctgcttgaaggaggagccgcattaggcggagctgcatgaaggaggaggagcattaggcggagctgcttgaaggaggagccgcattaggcagagctgcatgaaggaggaggagcattaggcggagctgcatgaaggaggaggagcattaggcggagctgcTTGAAGGAGGAGCCAcattaggcggagctgcatgaaggaggaggagcattaggcggagctgcatgaaggaggaggagcattaggcggagctgcatgaaggaggaggagcattaggcagagctgcatgaaggaggaggagcattaggcggagctgcatgaaggaggaggagcattaggcagagctgcatgaaggaggaggagcattaggcAGAGCTGAATGAAGGAGGAGCcgcattaggcggagctgcatgaaggaggagccgcattaggcggagctgcatgaaggaggaggagcattaggcagagctgcatgaaggaggagccgcattaggcggagctgcatgaaggaggaggagcattaggcgAAGCTGCTTGAAGGAGGAGCcgcattaggcggagctgcatgaaggaggaggagcattaggcggagctgcttgaaggaggagccgcattaggcagagctgcatgaaggaggaggagcattaggcggagctgcatgaaggaggaggagcattaggcggagctgcTTGAAGGAGGAGCCAcattaggcggagctgcatgaaggaggaggagcattaggcggagctgcatgaaggaggaggagcattaggcggagctgcttgaaggaggagccgcattaggcggagctgcttgaaggaggaggagcattaggcggagctgcatgaaggaggaggagcatgaaggaggagccgcATTAGGCAGatctgtatgaaggaggaggagcatgaaggaggagccgcattaggcagatctgcatgaaggaggagcagCATGAAGGAGGAGCAGCATTAGGCAGatctgcatgaaggaggagcagcattaggcagagctgcatgaaggaggagctgCATGAATGAGGAGGAGcattaggcagagctgcatgaaggaggagcagcattaggcggagctgcatgaaggaggagcagcattaggcagagctgcatgaaggaggagcagCATTAGGCAGatctgcatgaaggaggagcagCATTAGGCAGATCTGCATGAAGCAGGAGCagcattaggcggagctgcatgaaggaggagctgcatgaaggaggagccgcattaggcagagctgcatgaaggaggaggagcattaggcggagctgcatgaaggaggagcagcattaggcagagctgcatgaaggaggaggagcattaggcggagctgcatgaaggaggaggagcattaggcggagctgcatgaaggaggaggagcattaggcggagctgcatgaaggaggaggagcattaggcggagctgcatgaaggaggagccgcATTAGGCAGAGCTtcttgaaggaggaggagcattaggcggagctgcatgaaggaggaggagcattaggcggagctgcatgatggaggaggagcattaggcagagctgcttgaaggaggagccgcattaggcagagctgcatgaaggaggaggagcattaggcagagctgcatgaaggaggaggagcattagtcagagctgcatgaaggaggaggagcattaggcagagctgcatgaaggaggaggagcattaggcagagctgcatgaaggaggagccgcattaggcggagctgcatgaaggaggagccgcattaggcggagctgcatgaaggaggaggagcattaggcagagctgcatgaaggaggagccgcattaggcggagctgcatgaaggaggaggggcattaggcagagctgcttgaaggaggagccgcattaggcggagctgcatgaaggaggaggagcattaggcagagctgcatgaaggaggagccgcattaggcggagctgcatgaaggaggaggagcattaggcagagctgcatgaaggaggagccgcattaggcggagctgcatgaaggaggaggagcattaggcggagctgcttgaaggaggagccgcattaggcggagctgcatgaaggaggaggagcattaggcggagctgcttgaaggaggagccgcattaggcagagctgcatgaaggaggaggagcattaggcggagctgcttgaaggaggagccgcattaggcggagctgcatgaaggaggagccgcattaggcggagctgcatgaaggaggaggagcattaggcggagctgcatgaaggaggaggagcattaggcggagctgcttgaaggaggagccgcattaggcggagctgcttgaaggaggaggagcattaggcggagctgcatgaaggaggaggagcatgaaggaggagccgcATTAGGCAGatctgtatgaaggaggaggagcatgaaggaggagccgcattaggcagatctgcatgaaggaggagcagCATGAAGGAGGAGCAGCATTAGGCAGATCTGTATGAAGGAGGAGCTGCATGAATGAGGAGGAGcattaggcagagctgcatgaaggaggagcagcattaggcggagctgcatgaaggaggagcagCATTAGGCAGatctgcatgaaggaggagcagcattaggcggagctgcatgaaggaggagctgcatgaaggaggaggagcattaggcagagctgcatgaaggaggagcagcattaggcggagctgcatgaaggaggagcagcattaggcagagctgcatgaaggaggagcagCATTAGGCAGatctgcatgaaggaggagcagCATTAGGCAGatctgcatgaaggaggagcagcattaggcggagctgcatgaaggaggagctgcatgaaggaggagccgcattaggcagagctgcatgaaggaggagctgcattaggcggagctgcatgaaggaggagctgcatgaaggaggagccgcattaggcagagctgcatgaagg from Salvelinus namaycush isolate Seneca unplaced genomic scaffold, SaNama_1.0 Scaffold2922, whole genome shotgun sequence encodes the following:
- the LOC120039701 gene encoding putative uncharacterized protein DDB_G0290521, translating into PSQQPSQQPSHQPSQKPSQKPSQQPIHQPSQKPSHHSAQPAAKQQPSQQPSQQPSQQPSQQPSQQPSQQPSQQPSQQPSQQPRQQQSQQPRQQQSQQPSQQPSQQPSQQPSQQPSQQPSQQPSQQPSQQPSQQPRQQQSQQPSQQPSQQPSQQPSQQPSQQPSQQPSQQPSQQPSQQQSSSQASSPASSPASSQAAAQPAAQPAAQPAAQPAAQLAAQTAAQTAAKPAAQTAAKSQPGFSTTAATLETAGWTGLLEELCGES